A single region of the Nocardioides sp. W7 genome encodes:
- a CDS encoding nuclear transport factor 2 family protein, which translates to MDHHALVASYFARALDPDRESYVALFSPDVVVEDDGRTWRGLDDVRRWRAYVPDVTYTVRSVAGSEDRALAVAEVAGNFPGSPVELRFSFEYDAAGLVRGLRIEA; encoded by the coding sequence ATGGACCACCACGCCCTCGTCGCCAGCTACTTCGCCCGCGCACTCGACCCCGACCGCGAGTCGTACGTCGCCCTCTTCTCCCCCGACGTCGTCGTCGAGGACGACGGCCGGACCTGGCGCGGCCTGGACGACGTACGACGCTGGCGCGCCTACGTCCCCGACGTCACCTACACCGTCCGTTCCGTCGCCGGGTCCGAGGATCGCGCGCTCGCGGTCGCAGAGGTCGCCGGCAACTTCCCCGGCAGCCCGGTCGAGCTCCGCTTCTCCTTCGAGTACGACGCCGCCGGATTGGTCCGAGGCCTGAGG
- a CDS encoding 3-carboxyethylcatechol 2,3-dioxygenase, with protein sequence MSLALVTMSHSPLLDHADPPAEVKAAVDGAFAAARAFVADYDPTLVVSFAPDHYNGFFHDLMPPFCVGFEALGVGDYGTAEGPLDVPTELAERLAQHVVDHDVDLAISRRMEVDHGAIQPLEILFGGIDTVPTIPVFVNGVAAPFTRLRRIRRLGEAIGTFLAALEGERVLLLGSGGLSHDPPVPQWATATETQRALLLDGRHPTAAARDARQQNVIRTAREFAAGTATIRDLNPVWDQALMDVLARGDLSPVDAMTPAQMAEDAGNSAHEVRTWIAAFAALSAAGPYAVETSFYRPIREYIAGFGVMTARSVA encoded by the coding sequence ATGAGCCTCGCGCTGGTGACGATGTCCCACAGCCCGCTGCTGGACCACGCCGACCCGCCCGCCGAGGTGAAGGCCGCCGTCGACGGCGCCTTCGCGGCGGCCCGCGCGTTCGTGGCGGACTACGACCCGACGCTGGTGGTCTCCTTCGCCCCCGACCACTACAACGGGTTCTTCCACGACCTGATGCCGCCGTTCTGCGTGGGCTTCGAGGCCCTCGGCGTCGGCGACTACGGCACCGCGGAGGGCCCGCTGGACGTGCCGACGGAGCTCGCCGAGCGCCTCGCCCAGCACGTCGTCGACCACGACGTCGACCTGGCCATCTCGCGGCGGATGGAGGTCGACCACGGGGCGATCCAGCCGCTGGAGATCCTCTTCGGCGGCATCGACACGGTCCCCACCATCCCGGTCTTCGTCAACGGCGTGGCCGCCCCGTTCACCCGGCTACGACGCATCCGGCGCCTCGGCGAGGCCATCGGGACGTTCCTGGCCGCTCTGGAGGGCGAGCGGGTGCTGCTCCTCGGCTCCGGCGGGCTGTCCCACGACCCACCGGTCCCGCAGTGGGCCACCGCCACCGAGACCCAGCGCGCGCTGCTGCTCGACGGCCGGCACCCGACCGCCGCGGCGCGCGACGCCCGGCAGCAGAACGTCATCCGGACCGCGCGGGAGTTCGCCGCCGGCACGGCCACGATCCGCGACCTCAACCCCGTCTGGGACCAGGCGCTGATGGACGTCCTCGCCCGCGGCGACCTCTCCCCCGTCGACGCGATGACCCCCGCGCAGATGGCCGAGGACGCCGGCAACTCCGCCCACGAGGTCCGCACCTGGATCGCGGCGTTCGCAGCCCTCTCGGCGGCCGGCCCCTACGCGGTGGAGACGTCGTTCTACCGGCCGATCAGGGAGTACATCGCCGGCTTCGGCGTGATGACCGCGCGCTCGGTGGCCTGA
- a CDS encoding bifunctional 3-(3-hydroxy-phenyl)propionate/3-hydroxycinnamic acid hydroxylase yields the protein MSAAVDTDVLIIGAGPVGLMTANLLGVRGRSAIVLEARSELIDYPRGVGLDDESLRTIQTAGLLEEIRPYTVPQHISRMVNGKGQVLVTNDPRTDEFGFPRKHGFNQPLVDRELASGLDRFEDVELRFCHEGVDIVDEGDHVRVVARVVREGEPATTVELTARYVVGCEGGRSLTRTWMGVDFEGRSPSTRWLVIDVDNDPLGTPNVYLGADPRRPYVSIGLPHGIRRWEFMLFEDEPTELVESPEFMHRLLEPHVPDPTTLDVIGQRVFTHHGRIASSFRKGRVLLAGDAAHLMPVWLGQGWNSGVRDATNLAWKLSAVLSGLSDDRLLDTYDEERRQHAADMIEINMYAGALMKCGPVAARVRDTVAGALNAVPSLKSWFTDMRFKPMPRYAAGVVVDQSSRTPGSSALRLTRRIAPFVDAPGSTSPVGRQFIQPRVNTCAGTGVLLDDVVGHGWTILAWGNDPTRHLSDADLAAAQRLGIHLVAVFSETQREWAEKRYADSPVPVSIVGDVDGRLKTWFDTRACGVVFLRPDRFVAAACLAQETSPTLRAVLDAASYQPSRAPEGAVR from the coding sequence ATGAGCGCCGCCGTCGACACCGACGTCCTGATCATCGGCGCCGGGCCGGTCGGGCTGATGACCGCCAACCTCCTCGGCGTCCGCGGCCGGAGCGCGATCGTGCTGGAGGCTCGCTCCGAGCTGATCGACTACCCCCGCGGCGTCGGCCTCGACGACGAGTCCCTGCGCACCATTCAGACCGCTGGCCTGCTCGAGGAGATCCGTCCCTACACCGTCCCGCAGCACATCTCGCGGATGGTCAACGGCAAGGGCCAGGTGCTCGTCACCAACGACCCGCGCACCGACGAGTTCGGCTTCCCCCGCAAGCACGGCTTCAACCAGCCGCTGGTCGACCGCGAGCTCGCGTCCGGCCTGGACCGTTTCGAGGACGTCGAGCTCCGCTTCTGCCACGAGGGCGTGGACATCGTCGACGAGGGCGACCACGTGCGCGTCGTCGCCCGGGTCGTCCGCGAGGGCGAGCCGGCAACCACCGTCGAGCTCACCGCCAGGTACGTCGTCGGCTGCGAAGGCGGGCGCTCCCTCACCCGGACCTGGATGGGCGTCGACTTCGAGGGCAGGTCCCCCTCCACCCGGTGGCTCGTGATCGACGTCGACAACGACCCGCTCGGCACGCCCAACGTCTACCTCGGCGCCGACCCCCGACGGCCGTACGTCTCCATCGGGCTGCCGCACGGCATCCGCCGCTGGGAGTTCATGCTCTTCGAGGACGAGCCGACCGAGCTGGTCGAGAGCCCTGAGTTCATGCACCGCCTGCTGGAGCCGCACGTCCCCGACCCGACCACCCTCGACGTGATCGGCCAGCGGGTCTTCACCCACCACGGCCGGATCGCCTCGTCGTTCCGCAAGGGCCGGGTGCTGCTGGCCGGCGACGCCGCGCACCTGATGCCGGTCTGGCTCGGCCAGGGCTGGAACTCCGGCGTCCGCGACGCCACCAACCTGGCCTGGAAGCTGAGCGCGGTCCTGTCCGGCCTCAGCGACGACCGTCTGCTCGACACCTACGACGAGGAGCGCCGCCAGCACGCCGCCGACATGATCGAGATCAACATGTACGCCGGCGCGCTGATGAAGTGCGGGCCGGTCGCCGCCCGGGTCCGCGACACCGTCGCCGGCGCCCTCAACGCCGTGCCCTCGCTGAAGTCGTGGTTCACCGACATGCGCTTCAAGCCGATGCCGCGCTACGCCGCGGGGGTGGTCGTCGACCAGAGCAGCCGCACCCCCGGCTCCTCGGCGCTCCGCCTCACCCGCCGGATCGCCCCGTTCGTCGACGCCCCCGGCTCCACCTCTCCGGTCGGTCGGCAGTTCATCCAGCCGCGGGTGAACACCTGCGCCGGGACCGGCGTACTCCTCGACGACGTCGTCGGCCACGGCTGGACGATCCTCGCCTGGGGCAACGACCCGACCCGCCACCTGAGCGACGCCGACCTGGCCGCCGCCCAGCGGCTGGGGATCCACCTGGTCGCGGTCTTCTCCGAGACCCAGCGCGAGTGGGCCGAGAAGCGGTACGCCGACTCCCCCGTCCCGGTCAGCATCGTCGGCGACGTGGACGGGCGTCTGAAGACCTGGTTCGACACCCGGGCCTGCGGCGTGGTCTTCCTGCGTCCCGACCGGTTCGTCGCCGCCGCCTGCCTGGCCCAGGAGACCTCTCCGACGCTGCGGGCCGTCCTGGACGCGGCGTCGTACCAGCCCTCGCGGGCCCCGGAAGGAGCCGTCCGATGA
- a CDS encoding alpha/beta hydrolase produces the protein MSEQRFTSVWSDLAQVEFRQGFLQAGPYRTRFLQAGSEGKPLLLMLHGITGHAEAYVRNLAAHAEHFNVYAIDFIGHGYSTKPEHPLEIPHYLEQVHHVLDALGQETAYFSGESLGGWVTARFAQLHPERTERIVLNTMGGTMANPKVMERLLTLSSEAAEDPSWERVKARLEWLMADPAMVTDDLIRTRQAIFEQPDWKLACEMNMALQDLETRRRNMLSDDDLREIKAEALVVWTTKDPSGPVDEGRRIAELIPNGRLAVIENAGHWPQYEQTEIFNRIQLDFLLDRTQAGSGR, from the coding sequence ATGTCCGAGCAGCGGTTCACCAGCGTCTGGTCCGACCTGGCCCAGGTCGAGTTCCGGCAGGGCTTCCTGCAGGCCGGTCCGTACCGGACCCGGTTCCTGCAGGCGGGCAGCGAGGGCAAGCCGCTGCTGCTGATGCTGCACGGCATCACCGGGCACGCCGAGGCGTACGTGCGGAACCTGGCGGCGCACGCGGAGCACTTCAACGTCTACGCGATCGACTTCATCGGGCACGGCTACTCGACCAAGCCCGAGCACCCGCTGGAGATCCCGCACTACCTGGAGCAGGTCCACCACGTCCTGGACGCACTGGGCCAGGAGACGGCGTACTTCTCCGGCGAGTCGCTCGGCGGCTGGGTGACCGCGCGGTTCGCGCAGCTGCACCCCGAGCGGACCGAGCGCATCGTGCTCAACACCATGGGCGGCACGATGGCCAACCCGAAGGTGATGGAGCGGCTGCTGACGCTGTCGTCGGAGGCGGCCGAGGACCCGTCGTGGGAGCGGGTCAAGGCTCGCCTGGAGTGGCTGATGGCCGACCCCGCGATGGTCACCGACGACCTGATCCGCACCCGCCAGGCGATCTTCGAGCAGCCCGACTGGAAGCTGGCGTGCGAGATGAACATGGCGCTGCAGGACCTCGAGACCCGCCGGCGCAACATGCTCTCCGACGACGACCTGCGCGAGATCAAGGCCGAGGCACTGGTCGTGTGGACCACCAAGGACCCCTCGGGCCCGGTCGACGAGGGCCGCCGGATCGCCGAGCTGATCCCGAACGGCCGTCTCGCGGTCATCGAGAACGCCGGCCACTGGCCGCAGTACGAGCAGACCGAGATCTTCAACAGGATCCAGCTCGACTTCCTGCTCGACCGCACCCAGGCCGGCAGCGGTCGATGA
- a CDS encoding helix-turn-helix domain-containing protein, translated as MSTTDEAGASSSRTVGSQTLARGLRALQLVASTPGGISVQEVASRLDVHRSIASRVLTTLADFKMIVRGPDARYRVGAGLATLASGVHTTLRDLAEPVLQELARATRATVALLVVEGDEAVALSVVTPPDAAYRIVFQPGSRHPLERGAAGLALLAAGPPRPGEPEGVAVARTQGYAITFGEVEPGAYGVAAPLRSVDGFPAACLNLITFREDVAEASAPALHEAAARLDALLA; from the coding sequence ATGAGCACGACGGACGAAGCGGGCGCGAGCAGCAGTCGGACCGTGGGATCGCAGACGCTGGCCCGCGGACTCCGCGCACTCCAGCTGGTCGCCTCGACGCCGGGCGGGATCTCGGTGCAGGAGGTCGCGAGCCGGCTCGACGTGCACCGCTCGATCGCCTCGCGGGTGCTCACCACGCTCGCCGACTTCAAGATGATCGTGCGCGGCCCGGACGCCCGCTACCGCGTCGGCGCCGGCCTGGCCACCCTCGCCTCCGGCGTGCACACGACCCTGCGCGACCTGGCCGAGCCGGTGCTGCAGGAGCTGGCCCGCGCGACCCGCGCGACCGTCGCCCTGCTCGTCGTCGAGGGCGACGAGGCGGTCGCGCTCTCCGTCGTGACGCCGCCGGACGCGGCGTACCGCATCGTCTTCCAGCCCGGCAGTCGCCACCCCCTCGAGCGCGGCGCCGCCGGACTGGCCCTGCTCGCCGCGGGGCCCCCACGTCCCGGCGAGCCCGAGGGCGTCGCCGTGGCGCGCACCCAGGGATATGCGATCACCTTCGGCGAGGTCGAGCCCGGCGCGTACGGCGTCGCCGCACCGCTGCGGTCCGTCGACGGCTTCCCCGCCGCGTGCCTGAACCTGATCACCTTCCGCGAGGACGTCGCCGAGGCCTCGGCCCCGGCGCTGCACGAGGCGGCCGCCCGCCTCGACGCACTGCTCGCCTGA
- a CDS encoding MFS transporter: MRSSRATNPQMRRILLSSYLGSTIEFYDFLLYGLAASLVFNEVFFTGLDPVVGTIASFGTLAVGYLARPLGGIVFGHFGDRVGRKSMLVITMTLMGAASCVIGMLPTTAQVGALAPVLLVVLRVVQGVAVGGEWGGAALMALEHSDKERRGFSSSVTNMGGPSGAVLATAIFGLLSLMPESAFMAWGWRIPFLLSAVLVGVGLFIRLKITESPLFVAAREQAEAGAAAAPAKPPILVVLTRFRREVVLSAGGGLAAFTVQSLLATFCIAYAMDAGHSRSAVLAVGAATSLVHVFTIPAFAVLSDRVGRRPVMLGGVAATVVLIHPVLLMIGEGSLGLLFVGYLIANPILQASMYGPLAAYTTEMFGTRSRYTGASLGYQLSTTLGAGFAPIIGASLLASAGDNDPTYVSLFVAGVAVLSGLAIWRAAESRDRDLDSDDAQAGRVEATARPEAVAVRA, from the coding sequence ATGCGGAGCTCTCGGGCGACCAACCCCCAGATGCGGCGGATCCTGCTGTCGAGCTACCTCGGCAGCACCATCGAGTTCTACGACTTCCTGCTCTACGGCCTCGCGGCGAGCCTGGTCTTCAACGAGGTGTTCTTCACCGGCCTCGACCCGGTCGTCGGCACCATCGCCTCGTTCGGCACGCTCGCGGTCGGCTACCTCGCCCGGCCGCTCGGGGGCATCGTCTTCGGGCACTTCGGCGACCGGGTCGGCCGCAAGTCGATGCTCGTGATCACGATGACGCTGATGGGCGCGGCCAGCTGCGTCATCGGCATGCTCCCGACGACCGCGCAGGTCGGGGCGCTCGCCCCCGTCCTGCTCGTGGTGCTCCGGGTCGTCCAGGGCGTCGCCGTGGGCGGCGAGTGGGGCGGGGCCGCGCTGATGGCCCTCGAGCACTCCGACAAGGAGCGGCGCGGCTTCTCCAGCAGCGTGACCAACATGGGCGGGCCCAGTGGAGCGGTGCTCGCGACGGCGATCTTCGGCCTGCTCTCCCTGATGCCCGAGTCCGCCTTCATGGCCTGGGGCTGGCGGATCCCCTTCCTGCTGAGCGCAGTGCTGGTCGGGGTGGGGCTCTTCATCCGCCTGAAGATCACCGAGTCGCCGCTGTTCGTCGCGGCGCGGGAGCAGGCCGAGGCCGGTGCCGCGGCGGCCCCGGCGAAGCCGCCGATCCTCGTGGTCCTCACCCGGTTCCGCCGGGAGGTCGTCCTCTCCGCCGGCGGCGGGCTCGCGGCCTTCACGGTCCAGTCCCTGCTGGCGACCTTCTGCATCGCCTACGCGATGGACGCCGGGCACTCCCGCAGCGCGGTCCTGGCGGTGGGTGCGGCGACCTCACTGGTGCACGTCTTCACGATCCCCGCGTTCGCCGTCCTCTCCGACCGCGTCGGCCGCCGGCCGGTCATGCTCGGCGGCGTCGCCGCCACCGTCGTCCTGATCCACCCGGTCCTGCTGATGATCGGGGAAGGGAGCCTGGGCCTGCTGTTCGTCGGCTACCTGATCGCCAACCCGATCCTGCAGGCGTCGATGTACGGCCCGCTGGCGGCGTACACGACCGAGATGTTCGGGACCCGCTCGCGCTACACCGGCGCCTCCCTGGGCTACCAGCTCTCGACCACCCTGGGTGCCGGGTTCGCGCCGATCATCGGCGCCTCGCTGCTGGCCTCGGCCGGCGACAACGACCCGACGTACGTCTCGCTGTTCGTGGCCGGTGTGGCGGTGCTCAGCGGCCTGGCCATCTGGCGGGCCGCCGAGTCCCGGGACCGCGACCTCGACTCCGACGACGCGCAGGCCGGGCGGGTCGAGGCGACCGCACGGCCGGAGGCCGTCGCCGTCCGTGCTTGA
- a CDS encoding DUF2200 domain-containing protein, whose translation MSRIFTTSFASVYPHYVAKVEKKGRTKAELDQVVEWLTGFDEAALRHHLEAGTTFQDFFAEAQLNPHAPSITGVVCGIRVEDVEDPLMQKIRYLDKLVDELARGRAMAKVLRS comes from the coding sequence ATGAGCCGGATCTTCACCACCAGCTTCGCGTCGGTCTATCCCCACTACGTGGCGAAGGTCGAGAAGAAGGGGCGTACGAAGGCCGAGCTGGACCAGGTCGTCGAGTGGCTGACCGGCTTCGACGAGGCGGCCCTGCGCCACCACCTCGAGGCGGGTACGACGTTCCAGGACTTCTTCGCCGAGGCGCAGCTCAATCCGCATGCCCCCTCGATCACCGGTGTGGTGTGCGGGATCCGGGTCGAGGACGTCGAGGATCCGCTGATGCAGAAGATCCGCTACCTCGACAAGCTGGTCGACGAGCTCGCGCGCGGCAGGGCGATGGCGAAGGTCCTGCGGTCCTGA
- a CDS encoding YciI family protein codes for MTEYLIYFNQQWVGDHTEEWFRGRAPLAMGVINEMKAAGVYVFAGGLEEDGPVHVADATSGTVMVTDGPYVESKEYLGGLTVVDVPDAETATMWAGKVAEACGWPQEVRRFGAQPQVE; via the coding sequence ATGACCGAGTACCTCATCTACTTCAACCAGCAGTGGGTGGGCGACCACACCGAGGAGTGGTTCCGCGGGCGCGCGCCGCTCGCCATGGGGGTGATCAACGAGATGAAGGCGGCCGGCGTGTACGTCTTCGCCGGGGGCCTGGAGGAGGACGGTCCGGTCCACGTCGCCGATGCCACCAGCGGCACCGTGATGGTCACCGACGGGCCGTACGTCGAGAGCAAGGAGTATCTCGGCGGATTGACCGTGGTGGACGTCCCCGACGCCGAGACCGCCACGATGTGGGCGGGCAAGGTGGCCGAGGCCTGCGGGTGGCCCCAGGAGGTACGACGGTTCGGGGCCCAGCCCCAGGTCGAGTAA
- a CDS encoding TetR/AcrR family transcriptional regulator, with translation MSERPRRTQAERTAATRARLIDAAYDCLLETGYAATTVGAVQERAGVARGTLLHHFPTRASLMVGVVEDIADRRLAVLASPDAPPTGQGWDAVVDLLWRDLQSPAFLAALELWVAARTDEPLREALVPLQERLFAAIHRAVTALVGDDPRAPTLVQFTIDLLTGTTMAGMLGPGRARTAVVVERWKDALVTLAGERR, from the coding sequence ATGAGCGAGCGGCCGCGCCGGACCCAGGCCGAACGCACCGCGGCCACCCGCGCGCGGCTCATCGACGCGGCCTACGACTGCCTGCTCGAGACGGGGTACGCCGCCACCACCGTGGGCGCCGTCCAGGAGCGCGCCGGCGTCGCGCGCGGCACCCTGCTCCACCACTTCCCGACCCGCGCGAGCCTGATGGTCGGCGTCGTCGAGGACATCGCCGACCGTCGGCTGGCGGTCCTCGCCTCGCCCGACGCCCCACCGACGGGTCAGGGCTGGGACGCCGTCGTCGACCTGCTCTGGCGCGACCTCCAGAGCCCGGCCTTCCTCGCCGCCCTGGAGCTCTGGGTCGCCGCCCGCACCGACGAGCCGTTGCGCGAGGCCCTCGTCCCGCTGCAGGAGCGGCTCTTCGCCGCCATCCACCGCGCCGTCACCGCCCTGGTCGGCGACGACCCGCGCGCCCCCACGCTCGTGCAGTTCACGATCGACCTGCTGACCGGCACCACCATGGCCGGGATGCTGGGGCCGGGACGCGCCCGGACGGCCGTCGTCGTCGAGCGGTGGAAGGACGCGCTGGTCACGCTGGCCGGCGAGCGGCGATAG
- a CDS encoding crotonase/enoyl-CoA hydratase family protein: protein MARATVSDRLSRSAADVGAVREGGPDVPAPAGVAAFARQVSATRLLPVSAELVAETVTDLDLSEQWLTLHAAWRGDRPDRMRTGEQFVQQIRLMDIPAQARWTVEYAGPTGFALHGTGPMGIVIGLWCTVVATESGTAVRLDGGLDGAPVRGPVGLTAVRSVEVALTESLTALEKLVAGGGGRLRLSREPVLHHASGRELDPRTPVIVGVGQLVQREPDLADPREPVELSVEALRLAAQDSGSSVDLLALADLVYAVPSASWTYADQAGRVAELVGAGDAGTVQSSPYGGDGAQLVVNDAAQQVVDGHADVVLLTGAEAGATVAALQKAGRTPEWERQADETGPGRAIGVDRPANNEAETAVGLGAPIYAYALIESALRARAGTQPGEHRAMLGRLWSGLSEVAAGNPFAWDPTARTPAQVADPAPSNRWVSDPYTKLMCANLQVDLATGIVLTSVAAAEAAGVSQEKWVFVHAGASATDEWFLSERADLATSPAIAAAGAAVLDHAGLAIEDVDLVDLYSCFPAAVQLGAQALGLPIDDPARPLSITGGLTFGGGPGNNYGSHAIATMVPRLRAEPAQVGLSTSLGWYATKHAIGIYSATPPTRAYAHLTPAFERPAPRPVRTELDGSGVVEALTRPFERDGTAEAAILSVIDEEGERVLLRVEDAETLELLATTDVLRARVTSEDGRLRFDTDERLELPTPPKAPVRTERHGEGGAVCVITLDRPEVRNAIDRRTALALERALDDAEADPAVRVLVLTGTGEHFCAGMDLTAAHRGELPITDGRGPLGITGRPPTKPLVVAVEGAALAGGFELLLCGDLVVAAEGALMGVPEARRGMVAAAGGLWRMGLRLPRAVALELALTGEPLPAERLHELGLVNRVVPPGRTLAVALELAEQIVAAAPLSVAVGKRIIDESPSWSAEEGFERQAELATPAMLSDDAREGVAAFAEKRLPVWTGR, encoded by the coding sequence GTGGCCCGGGCCACCGTCAGCGACCGTCTCTCCCGATCCGCCGCGGACGTCGGGGCTGTCAGGGAGGGCGGCCCCGACGTCCCGGCTCCCGCAGGAGTGGCGGCGTTCGCGCGGCAGGTCAGCGCGACCCGGCTGCTGCCGGTCTCGGCCGAGCTCGTCGCGGAGACCGTGACCGACCTGGACCTCAGCGAGCAGTGGCTGACCCTGCATGCCGCCTGGCGCGGCGACCGGCCGGACCGGATGCGGACCGGCGAGCAGTTCGTGCAGCAGATCCGGCTGATGGACATCCCCGCGCAGGCGCGCTGGACGGTCGAGTACGCCGGACCGACCGGCTTCGCCCTGCACGGCACCGGCCCGATGGGCATCGTCATCGGCCTGTGGTGCACGGTCGTGGCGACCGAGAGCGGTACGGCGGTCCGCCTCGACGGCGGTCTCGACGGGGCGCCCGTCCGCGGGCCGGTCGGGCTCACCGCGGTGCGCAGCGTCGAGGTCGCCCTGACCGAGTCGCTGACCGCTTTGGAGAAGCTGGTCGCCGGCGGCGGTGGCCGGCTCCGACTCTCCCGCGAGCCCGTGCTGCACCACGCGAGCGGCCGCGAGCTCGACCCGCGCACGCCGGTGATCGTCGGCGTCGGCCAGCTCGTCCAGCGCGAGCCCGACCTCGCCGATCCGCGCGAGCCCGTCGAGCTCTCGGTCGAGGCACTCCGCCTCGCCGCACAGGACAGCGGGTCGAGCGTCGACCTGCTCGCCCTGGCCGATCTCGTGTACGCCGTCCCGAGCGCGAGCTGGACCTACGCCGACCAGGCCGGCCGGGTCGCGGAGCTCGTCGGCGCGGGCGACGCCGGCACCGTGCAGTCCTCGCCGTACGGCGGCGACGGGGCGCAGCTGGTCGTCAACGACGCCGCCCAGCAGGTCGTCGACGGCCACGCGGACGTCGTACTCCTCACCGGCGCGGAGGCGGGGGCGACCGTGGCCGCGCTGCAGAAGGCGGGCCGGACGCCGGAGTGGGAGCGGCAGGCCGACGAGACCGGGCCCGGCCGGGCGATCGGCGTCGACCGGCCGGCCAACAACGAGGCCGAGACCGCGGTCGGGCTGGGTGCGCCGATCTACGCCTACGCGCTGATCGAGTCCGCGCTGCGGGCCCGGGCCGGCACCCAACCCGGGGAGCACCGCGCGATGCTCGGCCGGCTCTGGTCGGGCCTGTCGGAGGTGGCCGCCGGCAACCCGTTCGCCTGGGACCCGACCGCACGCACGCCCGCGCAGGTCGCCGACCCGGCACCCTCGAACCGCTGGGTGAGCGACCCGTACACCAAGCTCATGTGCGCCAACCTCCAGGTCGACCTGGCCACCGGCATCGTGCTGACCAGCGTGGCGGCGGCCGAGGCGGCGGGGGTGTCCCAGGAGAAGTGGGTCTTCGTGCATGCGGGCGCGTCGGCCACCGACGAGTGGTTCCTCTCCGAGCGGGCCGACCTCGCGACCTCGCCGGCGATCGCCGCGGCCGGCGCCGCCGTGCTCGACCACGCCGGGCTGGCCATCGAGGACGTCGACCTGGTCGACCTCTACTCCTGCTTCCCGGCGGCCGTGCAGCTCGGCGCCCAGGCGCTCGGCCTGCCGATCGACGACCCGGCGCGGCCGCTCAGCATCACCGGCGGGCTGACCTTCGGCGGCGGGCCGGGCAACAACTACGGCAGTCACGCGATCGCCACGATGGTGCCGCGGCTGCGGGCCGAGCCGGCGCAGGTCGGGCTGTCGACGTCGTTGGGGTGGTACGCCACCAAGCACGCCATCGGGATCTACTCCGCCACCCCGCCGACCCGTGCCTACGCCCACCTGACGCCCGCCTTCGAGCGCCCCGCGCCGCGCCCGGTCCGCACCGAGCTCGACGGCTCCGGCGTCGTCGAGGCGCTCACCCGACCGTTCGAGCGCGACGGTACGGCGGAGGCCGCGATCCTCAGCGTCATCGACGAGGAGGGCGAGCGGGTGCTGCTGCGGGTCGAGGACGCCGAGACCCTGGAGCTGCTCGCGACCACCGACGTACTCCGCGCCCGGGTCACCTCCGAAGACGGCCGGCTGCGCTTCGACACCGACGAACGGCTCGAGCTGCCCACGCCGCCGAAGGCGCCGGTGCGTACCGAGCGGCACGGCGAGGGCGGCGCGGTCTGCGTCATCACGCTGGACCGGCCCGAGGTGCGCAACGCGATCGACCGTCGTACCGCCCTCGCGCTGGAGCGCGCGCTCGACGACGCCGAGGCCGACCCCGCGGTGCGGGTGCTGGTGCTGACCGGCACCGGTGAGCACTTCTGCGCGGGCATGGACCTGACCGCGGCCCACCGCGGCGAGCTGCCGATCACCGACGGCCGCGGACCGCTCGGCATCACCGGCCGACCGCCGACCAAGCCGCTGGTCGTCGCGGTGGAGGGCGCGGCCCTCGCGGGTGGCTTCGAGCTGCTGCTGTGCGGTGACCTGGTGGTCGCGGCCGAGGGGGCGCTGATGGGCGTCCCCGAGGCCAGGCGCGGGATGGTGGCCGCGGCCGGGGGGCTGTGGCGGATGGGGCTGCGGCTGCCGCGCGCCGTCGCGCTCGAGCTGGCCCTGACCGGCGAGCCGCTGCCCGCCGAGCGACTGCACGAGCTCGGCCTGGTCAACCGGGTCGTCCCTCCCGGCCGGACGCTGGCCGTCGCGCTGGAGCTGGCCGAGCAGATCGTGGCCGCCGCCCCGCTCAGCGTCGCCGTCGGCAAGCGGATCATCGACGAGTCGCCGTCCTGGTCGGCCGAGGAGGGCTTCGAGCGGCAGGCCGAGCTGGCCACGCCCGCGATGCTGTCCGACGACGCGCGTGAGGGGGTCGCCGCGTTCGCTGAGAAGCGCCTGCCGGTGTGGACGGGCCGCTGA